The DNA window AAATGACTTGGGAGCTTTATGAGGAAAGAACAAAAATGATTAAATTTAAAGAATCACTGGCACGCCTAATATCTCCTATATTATAGAAAGAGAAGTTTCCGAACATGGAAACTTCTCTTTTATCATTTGGCTCTGTTAAATTAGGTCGTTTTTTTAAAGAATATATTTTGTAACGAAATCCGAGAGACTCCCACGGAAAATCGGGCCGTCAAGACCCCGTAACCCGCTTATAGGAAAAAATCCTATTCCCCCAAGGAGGTTTGGCATTTCGTCCGTGGAAAGCGAGCAAACTTTCGGAACAGTTCCTATATTTTACAAGTCAAAATATTCTTCTAAAGTGATTCCTGCTTCATACACTTTTGGCGCTAGGTCTTCTCCAATATAGCGGAAATGCCATGGTTCATACATATACCCAGTGATTTTCTCTTTGCCATTTGGATAGCGCATAACAAACCCATACTTATGGGCATTAGCCGCCACCCATTTACCAGCTTCTGTTTCTCCGAAGCTTACCCTCGCAAAATGTTCTTCGAAAAGTTTCTCACCTATATCAAACGCTAAACCTGTTTGGTGTTCTGAATATCCAGGACGTGCACTATAACGATCAGCTTCTTCCTGACCATCATTATTTACATATCTCTCATACAATTGGACTTGATAATCAAAAGAGCGATACGAACTGAATGCTACGAGGTCATAGCCAGAAAGTGCAGCTTCTGCTGCCATTCGCTCGAATGCTTCTCTCGCTTCTTTACTTTCTCCTGGTGCGTACGTGGATGGTAAAGGATATTTTTTACTCGCTATTAATACTCCCTCCACATATGTCGGTACTTCAGGTAACGTCTCATGTCCTTCATATCCTTTTGCCCCTGACATATCAATTTCCTCTACTTTTTCAAGTGGTTGTCCTACTACAGGAGTTTCTTCTACCTTTTCCTCTGTTACTGGTCCTGCTACTTTTTCTTCAATCACAGTTTCTTCAACTTTATTGGAAATACCTAAAGCTGCAATACTCTTATCTATATTCCAATCATTCATTCCTACCCATATAACGATAAATCCTATTAATACTACTGCAATGGATCCCGAAACAAAATAAGGCCATTTTTTCTTCTTATTTCTTGATAATAAACTATATCTCGATTGCATCTCTTGCTCTTCCTTCTTTCTGATTACGATACTTCTAGTTTAACATTTTTCCTTTAACTATTCCTTAAAACAATACAAACAATATGATTAATAATTATTCTACTATCTCGACAGAAATAAAGGTATAAAAAAAGCCGGTACCTTTAAGAAGGTAACAGCTTCTGACCATTGACATGTAACGGAGCCTTAAAAAAAGTTTAGACCTAGAACTACGAAAAATAGTATAGCAAAGACAATGGACATACCTTTCATCCATTTGGCTTCTCGGACAAATCCTTTTTCTTTAAAGCTAATTGCACGGTGTCCATTACTTAACGCAAATATAGCTGTCATAAACAGAACTGCCATATTTAAATTTCCGATAATAATAAATACTAAAGAAGTAATACTTACTGCAACAATTAATAAACCAAAAAGCCAATTTCTATTCATTTCTTACACCTCTCATGAAAAAAACGAAGCTATAAGAAGCTTCGTTTTTGTTATACAGATTCTTCCGCTTTTTCTGGATGATTCGAGTAGAATTTACGTCCTAAGTATGTCTGGAATATTAAAATAAGCCCACCAACAGTCCAATATAGTGGCAATGCTGCCATTGAGCTAAAGGAAATAAACATAATCATAATAGGTGAAATATAAATCATCATTTTCATTTGTTGTTTTTGTTGCTCAGGTACTGTCCACAGCGATACTTTTGCTTGGATAAAATAAACTACACCTGCAATAAGTGTCATCGCAATATCAGGAGAACCTAGATTAAACCATAAGAAAGGATGCGTCTTTATATCGGTCGAATACAAAATGGAATAGTATAATCCCATGACAATTGGCATTTGAATAAGCATTGGTAAGCAACCCATATTCAATGGATTTACTCCGTGTTTACGATATAATCCCATCATTTCTTGTTGTAAAGCAGCTTGTTCTTCCTTTGTGTTGTTTTTTTCTTTTAGTTTCTTTTGGATTTCGTCCATTTCTGGTTTCAGCTTATCCATTTTTACTTTCATGCCTTGTTGATTCTTATAGTTTTTAAGCATTAACGGCATAAGGGCAAAACGAATAAGTACGGTAATTGCAATAATTGCTAACCCGTAGCTACCATTGAACATTTCCCCAAAGAAATGAATGAGAAATTCAAACGGTCGAACAAATATATTATAAAATGTACCTTCTTTGTTTTCTACTCCTGAACAACCACTGAGAACAACAGCTGCAAACACAAGAATAGAAAGTAATCTAATTTTCTTCTTCAATGGATTCACCTTCAATTATCAAACTATAACGAGTATACCTTAATATGAAGCTATTTATCAAATTTAAGGTAAAAACTTAAATTGCATTAGGTTCTTTGGGAAAATTATATTTAAAATTAGGGTGCTCCTGTTGATCTCTAAATTGCTTTGGAGTTAACCCAGTGTATTTTTTAAATATTCGAGTGA is part of the Psychrobacillus sp. FSL H8-0483 genome and encodes:
- a CDS encoding M15 family metallopeptidase — translated: MQSRYSLLSRNKKKKWPYFVSGSIAVVLIGFIVIWVGMNDWNIDKSIAALGISNKVEETVIEEKVAGPVTEEKVEETPVVGQPLEKVEEIDMSGAKGYEGHETLPEVPTYVEGVLIASKKYPLPSTYAPGESKEAREAFERMAAEAALSGYDLVAFSSYRSFDYQVQLYERYVNNDGQEEADRYSARPGYSEHQTGLAFDIGEKLFEEHFARVSFGETEAGKWVAANAHKYGFVMRYPNGKEKITGYMYEPWHFRYIGEDLAPKVYEAGITLEEYFDL
- the yidC gene encoding membrane protein insertase YidC; translated protein: MKKKIRLLSILVFAAVVLSGCSGVENKEGTFYNIFVRPFEFLIHFFGEMFNGSYGLAIIAITVLIRFALMPLMLKNYKNQQGMKVKMDKLKPEMDEIQKKLKEKNNTKEEQAALQQEMMGLYRKHGVNPLNMGCLPMLIQMPIVMGLYYSILYSTDIKTHPFLWFNLGSPDIAMTLIAGVVYFIQAKVSLWTVPEQQKQQMKMMIYISPIMIMFISFSSMAALPLYWTVGGLILIFQTYLGRKFYSNHPEKAEESV